From the genome of Alphaproteobacteria bacterium, one region includes:
- the phaR gene encoding polyhydroxyalkanoate synthesis repressor PhaR, translating into MAKSDETDPIIIKKYANRRLYNTSTSKYVTLDDLSQMVKDGTEFQVVDAKSGDNITRSVLTQIIFEEESKGQNLLPVSFLRQLIQFYGDSLQTMVPNYLEASMDAFSNNQERMRDYMQNAVGQTMNPFAQWEELGRQNMAMFERAFQMFTPYGAAGAGEPGNEEGGSAAPSDDESKLDDLKTQVESLRRQLDDLAR; encoded by the coding sequence ATGGCCAAATCAGACGAAACAGATCCGATCATCATCAAGAAGTACGCCAATCGGCGACTCTACAACACGTCGACGAGCAAGTACGTGACCCTCGATGATTTGTCCCAGATGGTGAAAGACGGAACCGAGTTCCAGGTGGTCGATGCCAAATCGGGCGACAATATCACCCGCTCTGTCCTGACCCAGATCATCTTTGAAGAAGAATCGAAGGGCCAGAACCTTCTGCCCGTCAGCTTCCTGCGCCAGCTTATCCAGTTCTATGGCGACAGCCTTCAGACAATGGTGCCGAACTATCTCGAAGCGTCGATGGATGCGTTTTCGAACAATCAGGAACGCATGCGCGACTATATGCAGAACGCCGTCGGCCAGACGATGAACCCGTTTGCCCAATGGGAGGAGCTCGGCCGCCAGAACATGGCGATGTTCGAACGTGCCTTCCAGATGTTCACGCCCTACGGCGCGGCTGGTGCCGGTGAACCGGGAAATGAAGAAGGCGGGTCGGCGGCCCCGTCCGATGACGAATCGAAGCTTGATGATCTGAAGACTCAGGTCGAGAGCTTGCGTCGCCAGCTCGACGATTTGGCGCGCTGA